A section of the Oscillospiraceae bacterium genome encodes:
- a CDS encoding EpsG family protein, translating to MSPYLIVYLFLLAAAAVSFIKKKDYNFLFILSALVLTLFLVLRYGQGTDYFSYMRLYEEAPGGIIPDESFWTKNGNVEIGWKLLEYAFQMINLPFWAFMAVIGAGSMLLLCRFAVKCCPGARTFALLLAFPTWYLTYLFSGVRQGLTICVFLGLMLPFLLEKKYWQYFAIGIACLFIHKASFIVLAAPVVMLLSQKAIWWILGGCAAAGVAVSIPLVSGLLGKISLALGKNYSFNGFGDVSWIAAAERLVTFAVIAFVFYKYRKAQNEDKTADLIFKIYCYGLGVY from the coding sequence ATGAGTCCGTATCTGATTGTCTATCTGTTTCTGCTGGCAGCGGCGGCGGTTTCCTTTATAAAAAAGAAGGACTATAATTTCCTTTTCATTTTATCGGCACTGGTGCTGACGCTGTTTTTGGTACTCAGATACGGGCAGGGCACCGATTATTTTTCCTATATGCGCCTTTATGAAGAAGCACCCGGCGGCATCATTCCCGACGAGAGTTTTTGGACAAAAAACGGGAACGTTGAAATCGGGTGGAAGCTGCTGGAATATGCGTTTCAGATGATTAACCTGCCGTTCTGGGCTTTCATGGCCGTGATCGGAGCCGGCTCCATGCTGCTGCTTTGCCGGTTTGCCGTCAAATGCTGCCCGGGTGCACGCACTTTTGCTCTGCTGCTGGCTTTCCCGACCTGGTATCTGACTTATCTGTTTTCCGGCGTTCGGCAGGGGCTGACGATCTGCGTGTTTTTAGGGCTGATGCTGCCTTTTTTGCTGGAGAAAAAATATTGGCAGTATTTTGCGATCGGAATTGCCTGTCTTTTCATCCATAAAGCCTCTTTTATTGTGCTTGCGGCCCCGGTCGTCATGCTTTTGAGTCAAAAAGCGATCTGGTGGATTTTGGGAGGATGCGCAGCCGCCGGAGTTGCGGTCAGCATTCCGCTTGTCAGCGGATTGCTCGGAAAAATCTCGCTTGCTCTCGGGAAAAATTACTCCTTCAACGGTTTCGGAGATGTCAGTTGGATCGCAGCGGCAGAACGGCTTGTTACTTTCGCGGTCATCGCCTTTGTGTTTTACAAATACCGGAAAGCTCAAAATGAAGATAAGACAGCGGATTTGATTTTTAAAATTTATTGCTACGGTCTCGGTGTTTATC